A segment of the Ipomoea triloba cultivar NCNSP0323 chromosome 1, ASM357664v1 genome:
ATAAAGGGTATGAGATGCAAAGAGTAGGGGAAAGAAGTATATCAAATACTATAATTCACACGGTCTAACGCTGATCTAATGCCTTATATTAATAACGGTTACTAGTACCTATAATCACGTTGCTGGTTCCTGCCTGGGTCCTGCTCATCACGTAGATTTTACTTTGCTGGGTTTCATCCTGGTTGTTTAGGCGCACGATGTTGCCGCCACTGTTGTTACTATCTCTTACGCCATTTACTCTGAGTTTTGATTGATTGACAGACGGTTGGCCCATGCTTCCATGCTGATGTAAGCTGGATGAAGTCACATTCTTGCCAGCACGGCATTCGAATGCTCGATGACCTCTTTTCCCACAGTTGAGACACGCCACAATGTTCCCCTGACAATCTACGCCAGGGTGATTCTTCCCACACTTTTGACAATAGTAGTGTCTTTCTCTGGTCCAGCTTCCTCCAGTGGTCATTTGATTCTGCGGATGATAGTTCCTCCTAAGGTCACTACTATAACTTCTAGGGTAATCCCTATCTCGCTCGACGCTTTCTATCCTAGGTTTCTTATTAACAAATCTATCGCTTTCTGCAGCCTTCCTCTTATTCCTCTCGAGGACGTTCTTCTGCAGCTGATTTACCCGAAAATTATTCGCTGCTCGACTGTACGCTTCGCCAAGAGTTTGACATTCGAAAACGCAAACAGCTTTCTATGTTTCGAAGGTTAAACCACTAACGAATTTCCTAGCCTTGCTAGGTTCATCGGGTACCAAGGCAGGGGCAAACCGGGCAAGTTCAAGGAATCGGGCGTAATATTCCTGCACAGTAGAATTCCCTTGTCGCAGATGTAGAAATTCTTCATACTTGGCGGCTCTCACGTGCTCCGGATAGAAACGACAACGTACTCTATCCTTGAAAGTTTCCCATCCAAACCCGTTCTCCTGTCGGTAACTTGGTCCCACCATTCCCCATCAGTTATCGGCTTCTTGTCGAAGATAGAAAGCCGCGATCTCTACGCGTCGCTCTTTAGGGCAGTTTATGGCTTCAAACATCTTGTCAAATGCTCGGATCCAATCTTCAAGTACGAGTGGATCCTCTTGACCGTCAAAGTAGGGTGGATGACGCTCCGCTACTATTTTAGCTATGTCCGGCCCATTGCGGTTATTGTTGAGGAGAGTATTTGCCAAGACTTGCGTTAGTTGAGTTAGTTGCTGCAAATTTTGAGCTAATAGCTCATCCGTCGAAGTTCCTCGATTCTTGGCTCGTTGTCCGGTCGGGGCCATCGTTAACTATTTACGAAACGAACACGAATTTAAGGTAATTACAAAAGAAAACTTACTTATTCTATAAAGATCTCTCTAGGAAGGTGCACACCAGTCGGGTGCAGCAGCAACAAGTAAAATTAACTTAAGTAAAATGAAAGCACTCCATCACCACGATTTCTTATCACAATTAAAATCTTAAGGTTTCAAACCTAGATTTCCAATTTCAAATGTTCAAACTTAAATTTCTATAGTCAAGTCCTCACACCTAGAGTCAACCTAGGTTCTTAAAGTtcaattcttaatttcttagAATTCTACCTAAGTTCCAAAAGGTTcgaactgctctgataccaactgtaacacccccagatttttcCAACATACAAAAAGGCATAGATAATcatatttactaattttcccaaaacggaagcgcataaaatccaaaggtgctactccacacctaagtcTATCCcaaacttagatgctaaggtaacCACTACTTCtattatccaaaatatatcatgttcataatttacaacCCAATATTTACTTTTACACAACCAAAAGATCTCTAATACCCATAGTACACTTCTTCTAATATCGCTCTCAAGAGTCATAATCTACTCCAAACCTGAAATATAAGTAAACCAGAATTAGCACATATAGTGCTAAGTAATTCCCACTCCACCACGTAAAACCGTTTATTTTNNNNNNNNNNNNNNNNNNNNNNNNNNNNNNNNNNNNNNNNNNNNNNNNNNNNNNNNNNNNNNNNNNNNNNNNNNNNNNNNNNNNNNNNNNNNNNNNNNNNNNNNNNNNNNNNNNNNNNNNNNNNNNNNNNNNNNNNNNNNNNNNNNNNNNNNNNNNNNNNNNNNNNNNNNNNNNNNNNNNNNNNNNNNNNNNNNNNNNNNNNNNNNNNNNNNNNNNNNNNNNNNNNNNNNNNNNNNNNNNNNNNNNNNNNNNNNNNNNNNNNNNNNNNNNNNNNNNNNNNNNNNNNNNNNNNNNNNNNNNNNNNNNNNNNNNNNNNNNNNNNNNNNNNNNNNNNNNNNNNNNNNNNNNNNNNNNNNNNNNNNNNNNNNNNNNNNNNNNNNNNNNNNNNNNNNNNNNNNNNNNNNNNNNNNNNNNNNNNNNNNNNNNNNNNNNNNNNNNNNNNNNNNNNNNNNNNNNNNNNNNNNNNNNNNNNNNNNNNNNNNNNNNNNNNNNNNNNNNNNNNNNNNNNNNNNNNNNNNNNNNNNNNNNNNNNNNNNNNNNNNNNNNNNNNNNNNNNNNNNNNNNNNNNNNNNNNNNNNNNNNNNNNNNNNNNNNNNNNNNNNNNNNNNNNNNNNNNNNNNNNNNNNNNNNNNNNNNNNNNNNNNNNNNNNNNNNNNNNNNNNNNNNNNNNNNNNNNNNNNNNNNNNNNNNNNNNNNNNNNNNNNNNNNNNNNNNNNNNNNNNNNNNNNNNNNNNNNNNNNNNNNNNNNNNNNNNNNNNNNNNNNNNNNNNNNNNNNNNNNNNNNNNNNNNNNNNNNNNNNNNNNNNNNNNNNNNNNNNNNNNNNNNNNNNNNNNNNNNNNNNNNNNNNNNNNNNNNNNNNNNNNNNNNNNNNNNNNNNNNNNNNNNNNNNNNNNNNNNNNNNNNNNNNNNNNNNNNNNNNNNNNNNNNNNNNNNNNNNNNNNNNNNNNNNNNNNNNNNNNNNNNNNNNNNNNNNNNNNNNNNNNNNNNNNNNNNNNNNNNNNNNNNNNNNNNNNNNNNNNNNNNNNNNNNNNNNNNNNNNNNNNNNNNNNNNNNNNNNNNNNNNNNNNNNNNNNNNNNNNNNNNNNNNNNNNNNNNNNNNNNNNNNNNNNNNNNNNNNNNNNNNNNNNNNNNNNNNNNNNNNNNNNNNNNNNNNNNNNNNNNNNNNNNNNNNNNNNNNNNNNNNNNNNNNNNNNNNNNNNNNNNNNNNNNNNNNNNNNNNNNNNNNNNNNNNNNNNNNNNNNNNNNNNNNNNNNNNNNNNNNNNNNNNNNNNNNNNNNNNNNNNNNNNNNNNNNNNNNNNNNNNNNNNNNNNNNNNNNNNNNNNNNNNNNNNNNNNNNNNNNNNNNNNNNNNNNNNNNNNNNNNNNNNNNNNNNNNNNNNNNNNNNNNNNNNNNNNNNNNNNNNNNNNNNNNNNNNNNNNNNNNNNNNNNNNNNNNNNNNNNNNNNNNNNNNNNNNNNNNNNNNNNNNNNNNNNNNNNNNNNNNNNNNNNNNNNNNNNNNNNNNNNNNNNNNNNNNNNNNNNNNNNNNNNNNNNNNNNNNNNNNNNNNNNNNNNNNNNNNNNNNNNNNNNNNNNNNNNNNNNNNNNNNNNNNNNNNNNNNNNNNNNNNNNNNNNNNNNNNNNNNNNNNNNNNNNNNNNNNNNNNNNNN
Coding sequences within it:
- the LOC116010919 gene encoding uncharacterized protein LOC116010919, with amino-acid sequence MVGPSYRQENGFGWETFKDRVRCRFYPEHVRAAKYEEFLHLRQGNSTVQEYYARFLELARFAPALKAVCVFECQTLGEAYSRAANNFRVNQLQKNVLERNKRKAAESDRFVNKKPRIESVERDRDYPRSYSSDLRRNYHPQNQMTTGGSWTRERHYYCQKCGKNHPGVDCQGNIVACLNCGKRGHRAFECRAGKNVTSSSLHQHGSMGQPSVNQSKLRVNGVRDSNNSGGNIVRLNNQDETQQSKIYVMSRTQAGTSNVIIGTSNRY